A window of Primulina huaijiensis isolate GDHJ02 chromosome 9, ASM1229523v2, whole genome shotgun sequence contains these coding sequences:
- the LOC140983894 gene encoding uncharacterized protein yields MDLEEAGELRKLQLQELEEIRLEAYENSRIYKEKTKLFHDNSILRKHFVVGQRVLLYNSRLELMPVEIKSLDTDKIFKVNGHRLKVFHEDESVANILELELEKPKRGLFIGRDHAL; encoded by the exons ATGGACTTGGAAGAAGCGGGCGAGTTGAGAAAGTTGCAACTACAAGAGTTGGAGGAAATAAGATTGGAAGCATACGAGAATTCACGAATTTACAAAGAAAAAACGAAGTTGTTTCACGACAATTCGATTCTGCGAAAACACTTTGTTGTCGGCCAACGAGTGCTGCTGTACAATTCTCGGCTAGAGCTAATGCCAG TGGAAATCAAGAGTTTGGATACTGATAAAATTTTCAAGGTGAATGGACATAGATTGAAGGTGTTTCACGAGGATGAAAGTGTGGCAAACATACTCGAACTTGAGTTGGAAAAACCAAA aaGAGGTCTTTTTATagggcgtgatcacgccttataa